The sequence below is a genomic window from Mytilus edulis chromosome 2, xbMytEdul2.2, whole genome shotgun sequence.
TAAAGGGAGAGCCAAGATTTAAAATTGTGAGCATGCTCTGTGTTGATGACTTCACTGTGAGTTTGAGATGAAGGCcagcaataaaagcgctgtttctttgctttttgtttccttttttgtTGTGTGTACTGATTTTATGGTCATCGATGGTTAACCCATATCCTTTGATTTTCTACTTTATACCTACAACCTAACCTTCATGATAAAACATACAGAATAAGAAAATTGGTCTTTTCAAACTAGAGTTATTATGAATCACTGTTTGTCACATGATTTTCTGCAGCAATAAATTTTAACATACTGGGGtaattttattacatgtacatgaacatcATCCAACAAAAGTTCTTCataatcaataaaattaaaaaaaaatgactaaaaattatacaaatatataaataagattaaGCAACATGTAATAAATACTATGCTGACTTTTTTCAAAGAATCAAAAATTcgcataaaattgtcaaaatagaaCTAAAACCCTCTGACCCTTTTCTTATAATTTAGGCAAATTTTTAGTCAACTAACAATGGctttgttaaatattgaaaagtcTTTACACTAGACAGTCTAACATTGGTTTACCATATAATATTCTATCGTTCACAGgtgtataaaaaataacaaatatcaaataaaatatcagGACTTTTGTTTACAGTATTTGTACATAATGTCTGTTATCTGTTTCAGTGTTGCGTTTGTTCTGACACCATAGACATCTAAGTGTGTCCGGCTACATTTATATCCATCTTGTCTCAGGTACTCTAACAAACGACTGaatctgaaattataaaaaaaatgtatataatgcaTTTTTTCTTGACTTATTCCACTTGTCTAGGAAACTGTATAAGTATCTTTTAAAGCAATGGTTAAAATTATAttctaaaatttttttttttatttttaaaaaatctttctCCAAAAACGTATActgtataaacattaattttcgtggggttaaaatttcgtggttttgtatcCAAAAGTAAGTTCGTGGGGattaattttcgtggtttttaagtttagaaaaaaattatacaaatgtcTCTTTATAATTGACAATACTCATAAAACTGATGTGAACTTTTGCCGTTGGGAAAAATCAATAATTGCATTTCATAGTAACAGTGAGCACTAATCAAGTGTTGTAACCTGCACACGCTAATTGGCTTTTACACACTGATTGTGTAATAAATGTATTACAACTTGAGGGCATTACAGACGCATTAGACTGATAATGACATTGATTGATAGTTCTTGGTGTTTATTAATTACTGTACAAACAAAGGATTAGGATTATCATCTGACTTAAAGAAAACCTTTGAATATCGATGTCTAATCAATTAACCTATTTATTTCATTGTCTGCATTTATGTTCATCAATTATATAATGTCAATAAGATTTAGTCAgatcataaaataatgtaaatctacagttaaattttcgttagggttttaatttcgtggataaTTCTTAtccacgaaataaacgaaattaaatccccCACGAAAATTTGTGCTTTTACAGTATTTCAAAATTGTTTCTCCCTAAGTTTTTATGTTTAGCATGTCAAAAAACTAAGAGCATAAACTTTTTGGGCACAGGACAGGACGTTTGCCTGTTTTTAACGTTTATCCATAATGAGAATTATAACTTTTAACAATTGCAAGCTTTATCTAACAGACAAATTAGAATGCTGATCAATGAAAAAGATGATAGAAGGGAAGTCATaagaaacaaaaattgaaaatcccAAATATCCTATCGCCATTACAACAAACTATAGGTGAGGGTCTGAGTGGGGTTTACAGGATATAGAATATCATTGACAGGGTTTACAGAATATATGGCCatagaacacagttatttcgtagtgcaattatttagacaataaattcaaatttaaaaaatcgcacctgctctatctcaaaaagattttttaagTGTAGTCTACTACTAatgggacaaataatatcaaaatgataGAAAGTTCTACCAGCTcttactcaaaatattgacaattctgtgatTAGGTGGTCTGAAATTTAGTTTgacaaaaattataaagaataataataattctgGGTTATAAAATACAGAGCTTAGAGATTATTGGGCTAGACAATTGAAGAATAGAAAATATTAggcaaaacaaataaagaatagagaatattgaGCAAAACAAATAGAGAATAGGGAAAATGGTATAAAAAGGGTCTTAAATTagagaataaagaaataaaggaCCCCGATCCAAACCCTCTTAGGTAACAATAGGGGAATTAAGATATTTCAATGCCTGATGACATACTTTGGATGTTCAACTGATTTCAATTTCATGCCATGAAGATTATAGTAAAATGGTGGCATTGGTTCTTCAGGGGGAGATAACTTTGTCTTCTTCTGATCTGGTTCCTCACTGTTGTCTTCTGGCAGGGAACATTTTGGACACTTTGCTTCTTCGATTAAAGTTTCAATACTGAAACTATCTGAGAAATTCCATTCCATGTCTTTACAACCATGTAACATGGAGTCTAAAAACGAAACATTGAAAAGTTTTCCAgacctataaaataaaataaaaactggtTTAATTtgtgtatataaaatttaatGAGATTTCATTGATGTGACACAATGTGGAATCATTATTTTACTTGGATGATAATGTAaatgtttaacgaccttgactggctatacagccctcgcatgGTTGGTAATTTTTCTTGGATAACTAATTTTCATTGATCTTGTTGGTTAAGATCAACCCTAAATTGATGTGTTCAAAGGAAATAGAAATTTCTTATAGGCTTGTGTACAGAATCTAATTCATATCTATGAAAATTggtaaccaaaaaaataaaaaattctacaAAAGTTGGGTTAATTTTTCATATGAcaaatggatttttaaaataacatgaatatgtAAAACTTCTATCTTTCTTTATTATACAAAAATGTACTACATTATTTTAATAAGTATAttagaaaatcataaaaattttATGTGCTGTGGTTATTTTTTATACCAGATATACCATCAATTTCACTGGGAAGGAATATCATGATTGACATCAATGGAAGTGCTAATGAACATTTTCTTGTTTCTTATTATTATCTAGTCttctaacatttttttaatgagatctatgaaaacaaataaagttaTTAATTTCCTACCAGGCAGGTCCTAAAATAACAGCAGTCTTCCCAGGATTATTCTTATTGCAGGAACATGGTAGCAAACTGTATGGGTCTtctgaaatttttagaaaaaGCATGAAACATACAGGAATCTCAATCAACAAGTTTCTAACAAATATTCTATTTGAATCTTATAAAGAGATGGGTAATAATTGCCAACTTGCATGAGGTCAATGATTGAAGAATTACCTTCATTTCAATTacctaaatattttaaaaaggtaTGTACGAAATTTAAATATAACATGTTTCAGAGTACAGTATACTGATTAAGAAAAATTTATAATCTTGGTTAATGTTTCATCATATATGTTTATCTGTTTTATTATGACATGACTGATGAAAGTatcatgaaaatttgaaaatcatgAGTTATAATCAGATaaaaatatagttttatcatCCCTTTCAAATATGATAAACTATAAATGTAACATGTAAACTTATAAACAGACAAATTGTCATGCCAGGAACatattttgtgttcatttttttcGCTTAAAAAATGAGTACGAGAAATATTAATGTTTCTCAGGAAATTATTAATTACTTAATAAGAAAAATTTTCATGGTCATTTTGtgattcaaaaagaaaagtccagCTGACTTTAAATAATTACAGATCAAATGCTACCGATTTACATGTATCTTTACACTAGATTGAATAACCCTGATCTGAATAAATACAGAGTCTGGGTACACACTTCATTTAAAACTCTTTGAAGTGTGTACCCAGACTGTATTTACAACTCTCTGATCTACTTTTCTGTCCTGATTATTATTTCACCAACCAATGAAATTtgtattttggaaatttttatggGGTTTTACCTTTGCAAcagatatataaatttttaaccttgttaatgggagataactcatattTTTAACACAGTTCTAAGTTTAAATATTAAAAGTTGATTTTCTTTACACATCTACCAAATAAATTTTCcttaaaaatattcttaaatattgCTCTTCCATGttagaaaaagatgaaaaaaactGAAAACAGATCTATAATGTAAATTTTTAGTGTTAAAATATAAATCCTGTGAAGATTACTTTTCACTAAAATACTGATTCCACAGGAGTTTGAATATTTAGAAGTGTGCATTttccacatttgaaaatgcctgtaccaagtcaggaatatgacagttcttgtccattcgtttctgatgcgttttgttatttgattttgccatgtgattatgaactttccgaattgattttcctctaagttcagtatttttgtgattttactttttaatttattttcgtgaATATCAATCTTTGTGGATTGAGGTAATTTTGCATTTTCAAAGATTTCTGATTTCATGGTTTGCCAAAGTCTATAGAACGTTTGTTGTTTGGTGTAACTctaaataatgaatccacattacATAGAAATATCTCACACATTCCACTATAAATTTTCATCTAGTAGATACTTATAACTGCTGTCTACCATACCCCATTATTTGgttgttatataaaattaaagttcaATAAGGGGTTATCGTTTTGCATAGTTTGTTATTGTGTTGCGACTTTActccactgtcccagattaggagGAGGGTTTAGTGCCAGTCTAaatgtgcctgtaattcagtggttgttaagTTAGTTGAGTTGTTAAAAAATATTccttcattattttgtacacaagttaggctgttagttttcatgtttgaattgttttaaaattgtcatttttgggCTGTTTATAGGTTACtatttgctcattgatgaaggccatatggtgacatatagttgtaaatttctgtattGTTAGGTTTGGTCTCTTGTaggaagttgtctcattggtaatcataccacatcttcttttttatattccaaACTGTTAATGTTACCTTGCGGAGACAATGTGTTGGGATGAAAAACTCTCTCTTCGCATATTTGACAGTGTAGAACTGGTACAATTTTATTTACGCAGCTATCCCCTTCTTTGGCCCCTCTTAAAATACGTACAACAATGAGGAAATTGTCATTTGCACACACCGATAATAACACATCTATTCCTTTGTTACATTTTGCACATGACCTGAAAATACAAAAGATCATATTATCATCAAGAAAATCAGAAAGTTGAGAGCCATCCATGTTCAATGTTAATTGATTAGGATTGTCAGTAGTGATTCCAAAAGTTTTTTGTCCTCTCAAGCCTCCTCCACCATTAAAAATTTACCTCCTCAATTTAGCCAATAGTGCTTAAAATGGCTTTAACTGGTTAAattaccaacaatcaatcaattaacatGATCAATGATTTAAATCTTTGTATAATTGAATTATTGGAACTTTTCATTCACACTAATGAAGTTGAATGAGAATTCCTAAAGTGAAACCATTTCTAGATCAAAAACGGTACATCATTTCTCTTTTTGTTTAATGAAAAAAGCTATTGCAATACAGACACCTACCAAAGGATGTGTCAGACCAGGGCTAAGAACAATAATTATAGTTATGCCCTTATGTGCctcttttttacatatttgtttgtttttatagtgattaa
It includes:
- the LOC139512026 gene encoding TRMT1-like protein — protein: MTTPVQKRPCIESNRIQSVRNMVLCVLSAEVRQRHEPLYCVDVLDKSGQSGTLWKNVLKDQIHVTIADREIDDSLKSNLDTYSLKSRDLPLDINRIPGDPMEPQHVNEIFTAKCSANVVLHMEAFDFINMNPNQHLVNVLDSAAMNLKHNGILCVSSTDISSKFTRTAHVIHRHYGASVIKTSYMKELALRIVIANIVRSCAKCNKGIDVLLSVCANDNFLIVVRILRGAKEGDSCVNKIVPVLHCQICEERVFHPNTLSPQEDPYSLLPCSCNKNNPGKTAVILGPAWSGKLFNVSFLDSMLHGCKDMEWNFSDSFSIETLIEEAKCPKCSLPEDNSEEPDQKKTKLSPPEEPMPPFYYNLHGMKLKSVEHPKFSRLLEYLRQDGYKCSRTHLDVYGVRTNATLKQITDIMYKYCKQKS